The following coding sequences are from one Candidatus Borkfalkia ceftriaxoniphila window:
- a CDS encoding ABC transporter ATP-binding protein: MISKFFAYFKPHKKLFIIDLVSSFLIAVCNLFYPFVTRVIINDFVPNKLLTLMLVWGGALLLVYAVKAALTFIVNYWGHVLGVRIQADMRRKLFRHVETLPFSFFDENRTGTIMSRIVNDLFEVSELCHHGPEDTLMSVISIVGAIVMLALINGWLALIVVVFVPLMVLFAVKMRGRMLDAFEKSREKIAEVNASIESSVSGIRVSKAYTASRKEDEKFDKSNEEFKAARTAAYKNMGIFQSGMSLFNDILYLVAIVGGGVLFYFGIVENPGDYAAFILYVTMLLTPIRTLVNLFEQITDGLAGFKRFQNILDKEPESEPEHPVEVSLLRGDICFEHVDFAYKDSENRENHVLEDLSFTIDEGKTVALVGSSGGGKTTICHLIPRFYELDGGRITVGGIDIRDVRRETLRKSIGIVAQDVFLYGGTIRDNIAYGDLDAGDEDIVRAAKLANIHEFIETLPDGYDTQVGERGVKLSGGQKQRVSIARAFLKNPPILILDEATSALDNVTEMQIQDSLEKLSEGRTCIVVAHRLSTVQNADEIIVLSEGKIRERGTHAQLLAQGGEYAALYYKTFRS; this comes from the coding sequence ATGATCTCTAAATTTTTCGCGTATTTCAAACCGCATAAAAAATTATTTATCATCGATCTTGTCAGTTCGTTCCTCATTGCGGTGTGCAATCTCTTTTATCCCTTTGTCACGCGCGTGATCATCAACGATTTCGTGCCGAACAAACTTTTAACGCTCATGCTCGTATGGGGCGGGGCGCTCCTTTTGGTGTACGCCGTCAAGGCAGCGCTCACTTTTATCGTCAATTACTGGGGGCACGTCCTCGGCGTGCGCATCCAGGCGGATATGCGCCGTAAACTTTTCCGCCACGTGGAAACGCTGCCTTTTTCCTTTTTCGACGAAAACAGGACGGGCACCATCATGTCGCGCATCGTCAACGACCTGTTCGAAGTGTCGGAACTGTGTCACCACGGCCCCGAGGATACGCTCATGTCGGTCATCAGCATCGTGGGAGCGATCGTCATGCTGGCGCTCATCAACGGCTGGCTGGCGCTCATCGTGGTTGTGTTCGTGCCGCTGATGGTGCTGTTCGCCGTCAAAATGCGGGGGCGCATGCTCGACGCCTTCGAAAAGAGCCGCGAAAAGATCGCGGAAGTCAACGCGAGCATCGAATCTTCCGTTTCGGGCATCCGCGTTTCCAAAGCGTACACCGCGAGCCGCAAAGAGGACGAAAAGTTCGATAAGAGTAACGAGGAGTTCAAAGCCGCCCGTACCGCCGCCTACAAGAACATGGGCATTTTCCAGAGCGGTATGAGCCTGTTCAACGATATTCTATACCTTGTCGCCATCGTGGGCGGCGGCGTGCTGTTCTATTTCGGCATCGTCGAAAACCCGGGCGATTACGCGGCTTTCATTCTCTACGTCACCATGCTCTTGACGCCCATCCGCACGCTCGTCAATCTGTTCGAGCAGATCACCGACGGGCTGGCGGGTTTCAAGCGCTTTCAAAACATTTTAGACAAAGAGCCCGAAAGCGAGCCCGAGCATCCCGTGGAAGTATCTCTTCTGCGCGGCGATATCTGTTTCGAACACGTGGATTTTGCCTATAAGGACAGCGAGAACCGCGAAAATCACGTGCTGGAAGATCTGTCTTTCACCATCGATGAAGGCAAAACGGTGGCGCTGGTCGGCTCTTCCGGCGGCGGCAAGACGACCATCTGCCATCTCATTCCCCGCTTTTACGAACTGGACGGCGGCAGAATCACCGTGGGCGGCATCGATATCCGCGACGTCAGGCGCGAAACGCTGCGAAAGAGCATCGGCATCGTCGCGCAGGACGTGTTCCTGTACGGCGGCACCATCCGCGACAACATCGCCTACGGCGATCTGGACGCGGGCGACGAGGATATCGTGCGCGCGGCGAAACTCGCCAATATCCACGAATTCATCGAAACGCTGCCCGACGGCTACGATACGCAGGTCGGGGAGCGCGGCGTCAAACTTTCGGGCGGGCAGAAACAGCGCGTTTCCATCGCACGCGCCTTTTTGAAGAATCCGCCGATTCTCATCCTCGACGAGGCGACGAGCGCGCTCGACAACGTGACGGAAATGCAGATACAGGATTCTCTGGAAAAACTTTCCGAAGGGAGAACGTGCATCGTGGTAGCGCACCGCCTTTCCACCGTGCAAAACGCCGACGAGATCATCGTCCTTTCCGAGGGGAAGATCCGAGAGCGCGGCACGCACGCGCAGCTTTTGGCGCAAGGCGGGGAGTACGCCGCCCTGTACTATAAAACGTTCCGCTCTTAA
- a CDS encoding monomeric [FeFe] hydrogenase: MRIFDTSVQKLKYLVLKALIKNEYEHCYDNVYIDIPKEISPGPKAEMRCCIYKERAIVQERIKLALGGNKNNPNVVEVIDIACDECPIGGVFVTPSCRGCIVHRCKEACPKDAIQIIDRKAVIDKSKCIECGKCTQACPYSAIIAQKRPCVTSCKVKAINVDENKKARIDNDKCISCGACVYQCPFGAIVDKSMIMESIDILKKSENNRKYNVYAVIAPSIVSQFKYAKIEQVVTGIRKLGFHQVVEAALGADITLYHEAREWKEKGVLTTSCCPSFVLFVEKNFPDLKKYVSSSVSPMVETAMLIKRTDPTGKVIFIGPCASKKLEYKQEKTKGAIDSVLSFEELQAFLDARDIEVGALEETALDNASFYGRIFAKSGGIAQGVADVAAGMGVEGIKPVAMNGIDECRANLLKLKMGRAAENFFEGMACDGGCLNGALCLNHGPKNVVDVDKYGASAKEKDIENSVKLYKLSLKEEEN; the protein is encoded by the coding sequence ATGAGAATTTTCGATACGAGCGTACAAAAACTCAAATATCTGGTTTTAAAGGCGCTCATCAAAAACGAATACGAACATTGTTACGATAACGTCTACATAGATATCCCCAAAGAGATCTCTCCGGGACCCAAGGCGGAAATGCGCTGTTGTATCTATAAGGAGCGCGCCATCGTGCAGGAACGTATCAAACTGGCGCTCGGCGGCAATAAAAACAATCCCAACGTGGTGGAAGTCATCGACATCGCCTGCGACGAATGTCCCATCGGGGGCGTGTTCGTCACGCCGTCCTGCCGCGGCTGTATCGTACACCGCTGTAAGGAGGCTTGCCCGAAGGACGCCATTCAGATCATCGACAGAAAGGCGGTCATCGACAAGAGCAAGTGCATCGAATGCGGGAAATGCACGCAGGCGTGCCCGTACAGCGCCATCATCGCGCAAAAGCGGCCGTGCGTCACTTCCTGCAAGGTCAAGGCGATCAACGTGGACGAAAACAAAAAGGCGCGCATCGACAACGACAAGTGCATTTCCTGCGGCGCGTGCGTCTATCAATGCCCCTTCGGCGCCATCGTCGATAAATCCATGATCATGGAGTCCATCGACATTCTGAAAAAATCCGAAAACAACCGAAAATACAACGTGTACGCGGTCATCGCGCCCTCCATCGTCAGCCAGTTCAAATACGCCAAAATAGAGCAGGTCGTCACGGGCATCCGCAAACTCGGTTTCCACCAGGTGGTCGAAGCGGCGCTCGGCGCGGACATCACGCTGTACCACGAGGCGCGGGAATGGAAGGAAAAGGGCGTTCTGACGACCTCGTGCTGTCCGTCGTTCGTACTGTTCGTGGAGAAAAATTTCCCCGATCTGAAAAAATACGTATCGAGTTCGGTTTCGCCCATGGTGGAGACCGCCATGCTCATCAAGCGCACCGACCCGACGGGAAAAGTCATTTTTATCGGGCCTTGCGCCAGCAAAAAACTCGAATACAAACAGGAAAAGACCAAGGGCGCGATCGACAGCGTTCTGTCCTTTGAGGAGTTGCAGGCGTTTCTGGACGCGCGCGACATCGAAGTGGGCGCGCTCGAGGAGACCGCGCTGGACAACGCCTCTTTCTACGGCCGTATCTTCGCCAAGAGCGGCGGCATTGCGCAGGGCGTAGCCGACGTTGCGGCGGGCATGGGCGTCGAGGGCATCAAGCCCGTTGCCATGAACGGCATCGACGAATGCCGCGCGAATCTCCTGAAACTGAAAATGGGCCGCGCGGCGGAAAACTTTTTCGAGGGAATGGCGTGCGACGGCGGGTGCCTGAACGGCGCGCTCTGTCTCAATCACGGTCCGAAAAACGTGGTGGACGTCGATAAATACGGCGCGTCCGCCAAGGAAAAGGATATCGAAAATTCCGTCAAACTGTATAAACTGAGTTTGAAGGAAGAAGAAAACTGA
- a CDS encoding SpoIIE family protein phosphatase, whose product MALCLETGYTSLNKTSEELCGDRVECAVCGDYTTLVLADGLGSGVKANILSTLTSKILCTMVSNDVEIEDCVETILQSLPVCKVRGVAYSTFSVIHVNGKGEGVLFEFDNPQAILIRGEKCSDLPREAMNILGKTVYKSPLALQKDDVIVVMSDGVIHAGIGMTLNLGWQRPEVKDFLDRTVKKGMSARAVACLLAGVCNDLYLDKPGDDTTVAAVRIREALNVNIMVGPPVDKEKDDFYIARFLSGEGKKVVCGGTSSQIVARHLKTEVRASFDFPDKDVPPIGYIEGIDLTTEGVLTLRRLLELSEKYLSVSDLTPKRYSKKDGASLLANVLFEEATSVHFFVGQSINAAHQGLPIDITMKLKLVESLAANLKKMGKTVAVDYD is encoded by the coding sequence ATGGCTCTGTGTCTGGAAACAGGGTACACTTCCCTCAATAAAACGAGCGAGGAACTGTGCGGCGACCGCGTGGAGTGCGCCGTCTGCGGCGACTACACCACGCTGGTTCTGGCGGACGGGCTGGGAAGCGGCGTCAAGGCGAATATCCTCTCCACGCTCACCTCCAAGATCCTGTGCACTATGGTCAGCAACGACGTGGAGATCGAGGACTGCGTGGAGACCATACTGCAATCTTTGCCCGTATGCAAGGTGCGCGGCGTCGCCTATTCCACGTTTTCGGTCATTCACGTCAACGGCAAAGGCGAGGGGGTGCTGTTCGAATTCGACAATCCGCAGGCGATCCTCATCCGCGGCGAAAAGTGTTCCGATTTGCCGCGCGAGGCGATGAACATTCTCGGCAAGACCGTCTATAAAAGCCCGCTCGCCCTTCAAAAGGACGACGTGATCGTGGTGATGAGCGACGGGGTGATCCACGCGGGCATCGGCATGACGCTCAATCTCGGCTGGCAGCGCCCCGAGGTCAAAGACTTTCTCGACAGAACGGTGAAAAAGGGCATGAGCGCGCGCGCCGTCGCCTGTCTTTTGGCGGGCGTGTGCAACGACTTGTATCTGGATAAGCCGGGCGACGATACGACGGTGGCTGCGGTGCGCATTCGCGAGGCGCTCAACGTGAATATCATGGTCGGCCCGCCCGTGGACAAGGAAAAAGACGATTTTTATATCGCCCGCTTTTTGTCGGGCGAAGGGAAAAAGGTGGTCTGCGGCGGCACGAGTTCGCAGATCGTGGCGCGCCATTTAAAGACGGAAGTGCGCGCGAGTTTCGATTTTCCCGACAAGGACGTTCCGCCCATCGGCTATATCGAGGGCATCGACCTCACCACCGAGGGCGTTCTCACTCTGCGCAGGCTCTTGGAACTTTCGGAAAAATACCTGTCGGTCAGCGATCTGACGCCCAAGAGGTATTCCAAAAAGGACGGCGCGTCGCTCTTGGCGAACGTGCTGTTCGAAGAGGCGACGAGCGTGCATTTTTTCGTGGGGCAGAGCATCAACGCGGCGCATCAGGGGCTGCCCATCGACATCACCATGAAGTTGAAATTGGTAGAGTCGCTCGCCGCAAACCTGAAAAAAATGGGAAAAACCGTGGCGGTCGATTATGATTGA
- a CDS encoding [Fe-Fe] hydrogenase large subunit C-terminal domain-containing protein, translated as MYGYLDFKNARCKDCYKCLRECPVKAIKVVDHQAKIIESRCILCGRCTEVCPQNAKSVHTERAEVEALLKKGKVIASVAPSFVSSFNLQEFSVMKLALKKLGFFDAEETSVGAREVTYQYKKLLEGGKFKNFITSCCPAVNSMIELYYPEALCYLAPVDSPMVAHAKMLKKRFPDADIVFIGPCIAKKKEAKHSGVVDGVLTFEDLNAMFETADIDLATLARLPEFCGGGANRAKFYPISRGVIKSFEHYIDGYEFVAVDGAKKCAEVLENIESLSGMFIEMNSCESACVNGPCSLGLKAGAIKANADIRRYVQKDISARVSEEFVPSDLDFTHVHTRRKSEDFIPTQREITEILEKTGKFKPEDMLNCGACGYDTCYEKAWAVANGYANIEMCVPFMRERAESMSYEIIQTSPNGIVLLDNDLNVVQINAKAKELLGIREYDVKGQGIFHYFNPTDFVLAQNDNRNLYNKKVYLEKTDAYIELTIIVLKDKQGTYAVMKDITAETNAAKHLDKVKMETLTTTDEVIKKQMRVAQEIASLLGETTAETKVALLKLKKTLQENTEEK; from the coding sequence ATGTACGGGTATCTCGATTTCAAAAACGCGCGCTGCAAGGACTGCTACAAATGTCTGCGCGAATGCCCCGTCAAGGCGATCAAGGTCGTAGACCATCAGGCAAAAATCATAGAGAGCCGCTGTATCCTTTGCGGGCGCTGTACCGAAGTATGCCCGCAGAACGCCAAGAGCGTGCATACCGAACGCGCGGAGGTCGAAGCGCTCTTAAAAAAGGGCAAAGTCATCGCCAGCGTGGCGCCTTCCTTTGTTTCTTCCTTCAACTTACAGGAATTTTCGGTGATGAAACTCGCGCTCAAAAAGTTAGGCTTTTTCGACGCGGAAGAAACTTCCGTCGGCGCGCGCGAAGTCACGTATCAGTATAAAAAACTGCTCGAAGGCGGCAAATTCAAAAACTTTATCACTTCCTGCTGTCCTGCGGTCAACAGCATGATCGAATTGTACTATCCCGAGGCGCTTTGCTATCTCGCGCCCGTCGATTCGCCCATGGTCGCGCACGCGAAAATGCTCAAAAAGCGCTTTCCCGATGCGGACATCGTCTTTATAGGGCCGTGCATCGCCAAAAAGAAAGAGGCGAAACACAGCGGCGTGGTGGACGGCGTGCTTACGTTCGAAGATCTGAACGCTATGTTCGAAACCGCGGACATAGACCTTGCGACGCTCGCCCGTCTGCCCGAATTTTGCGGCGGCGGCGCCAACCGCGCCAAATTTTATCCCATCAGCCGCGGCGTCATCAAATCGTTCGAGCACTATATCGACGGCTACGAATTCGTGGCTGTGGACGGCGCGAAAAAATGCGCCGAAGTTCTGGAAAATATCGAGAGCCTTTCGGGTATGTTCATCGAAATGAATTCCTGCGAATCGGCGTGCGTCAACGGTCCGTGTTCGCTGGGGCTGAAAGCGGGCGCGATCAAAGCCAACGCGGATATCCGCCGATACGTGCAAAAAGATATTTCCGCGCGCGTTTCCGAAGAGTTCGTGCCCTCGGATCTCGACTTCACGCACGTGCATACGAGGCGGAAGAGCGAAGATTTTATTCCCACCCAGCGGGAAATTACCGAAATTCTCGAAAAAACGGGCAAATTCAAGCCCGAAGATATGCTCAACTGCGGCGCCTGCGGCTACGATACCTGTTACGAAAAGGCGTGGGCGGTCGCCAACGGCTACGCCAATATCGAAATGTGCGTGCCCTTCATGCGCGAACGCGCCGAGAGCATGTCCTACGAGATCATACAGACCAGCCCCAACGGCATCGTGCTTTTGGACAACGATCTCAACGTCGTGCAGATCAACGCCAAGGCGAAAGAACTTTTGGGCATCAGGGAATACGACGTCAAGGGGCAGGGCATATTTCATTATTTCAACCCCACCGATTTCGTGCTCGCGCAGAACGACAACAGGAATCTCTACAACAAAAAAGTCTATCTCGAAAAGACGGACGCCTACATCGAACTGACCATCATCGTTCTCAAAGATAAACAGGGCACGTACGCGGTAATGAAAGATATTACGGCGGAAACGAACGCCGCGAAACATCTCGACAAGGTGAAGATGGAAACGCTGACCACCACCGACGAGGTCATCAAAAAGCAGATGCGCGTGGCGCAGGAGATCGCGTCGCTCCTCGGCGAGACGACCGCCGAGACCAAGGTGGCGCTTTTAAAACTCAAAAAGACTTTACAGGAAAATACGGAGGAAAAGTAA
- a CDS encoding (2Fe-2S) ferredoxin domain-containing protein yields MVVKVCVGSSCHLRGSYDVIEEFKRLVKKYGVEDEVDLQATFCVGNCMNGVSVISDGVLVHNANKDNAEELFLTEVVSRLKK; encoded by the coding sequence ATGGTCGTGAAAGTATGCGTGGGCAGTTCCTGCCATTTGAGAGGGTCTTACGACGTGATCGAGGAATTCAAACGCCTCGTCAAAAAATACGGCGTGGAGGACGAAGTGGATCTGCAGGCGACTTTCTGCGTCGGGAACTGCATGAACGGCGTCAGCGTCATTTCCGACGGCGTTTTAGTGCATAATGCCAATAAGGACAACGCGGAGGAACTGTTTCTGACCGAAGTCGTGTCGCGCCTCAAAAAATAG
- a CDS encoding helix-turn-helix domain-containing protein, with protein sequence MDIFTTKLKDARKLSGKTQKQLAEAIGTTDDSIYSWERGRSQPSIEYLRALCRVLEVTADYLIGLEDEDDTGTKINQ encoded by the coding sequence ATGGATATTTTTACAACAAAACTCAAAGATGCTCGAAAGTTAAGCGGGAAAACTCAAAAACAACTTGCGGAAGCAATCGGCACAACCGATGATAGTATTTATTCGTGGGAAAGGGGACGAAGTCAACCTTCAATCGAATATCTTCGGGCATTATGTCGAGTTCTTGAGGTAACGGCAGATTATTTAATCGGCTTAGAGGATGAGGACGACACGGGAACAAAAATCAATCAATGA
- a CDS encoding ABC-2 transporter permease, with product MSALLKKEFSLALHPASALFVFFAAMVFIPNYPYEVMFFFSGLSAFFICLTGRENKDLPFSCVLPVEKRDVAAARVLFCMILQLAQIVLCVPFIAIKSAWINMPNLAGMEANAAFLGFGLMMLGGFNLIFFPLYFKNPNKVGKPFAFGAVFIFLAVAAVTVCCQIAPLFKDVLDTRDPLHFGAKAVVFAIGAAVYAAASFLSVKLSQRNFEKADL from the coding sequence ATGTCCGCACTCTTAAAAAAAGAATTTTCGCTCGCCCTGCACCCTGCATCCGCGCTGTTCGTGTTTTTTGCGGCGATGGTGTTTATTCCCAACTATCCTTATGAAGTCATGTTTTTCTTTTCGGGGCTTTCGGCGTTCTTCATCTGCCTGACGGGGCGCGAAAACAAAGATCTGCCTTTTTCCTGCGTTTTGCCCGTCGAAAAGCGCGACGTAGCCGCCGCGCGCGTGCTCTTCTGCATGATATTGCAATTGGCGCAAATCGTTTTGTGCGTGCCCTTCATCGCGATCAAGAGCGCGTGGATCAATATGCCGAATCTGGCGGGCATGGAGGCGAACGCCGCTTTTCTCGGGTTCGGGCTCATGATGCTCGGCGGTTTCAACCTGATCTTTTTCCCGCTCTATTTCAAAAACCCGAATAAAGTGGGTAAGCCGTTCGCGTTCGGTGCGGTGTTCATTTTCCTCGCCGTCGCCGCAGTCACCGTGTGCTGCCAGATCGCGCCTCTGTTCAAGGACGTGCTCGACACGCGCGACCCGTTGCATTTCGGCGCGAAAGCCGTCGTTTTCGCGATTGGCGCGGCGGTTTACGCCGCCGCTTCGTTCCTCTCCGTAAAACTCTCGCAAAGAAATTTTGAAAAGGCGGACTTATAA
- a CDS encoding ABC transporter ATP-binding protein has translation MKALCVEKLCKEYPSFRLHDVSFSVEEGRIVGLIGRNGAGKSTTMKGLLRFIRTDGGRVLFFGKDIARHEREIKEQIGYVAGGFSYYPLKKLRSIGKCAARFYKGWNADAYKNYLRAFGLDEDKKPSELSDGMKVKYFIALALSHGAKLLIMDEPTSGLDPLSREEFCDLILKVVKEEGVSVLFSTHITSDLMRVADDIVYIADGEVLAAGAIGELLAKYEVACFAEMPKEQVVGLKEVKNGYEGLIAAGAPSDCAARRPADLDALMIHLETARKKEKECPHS, from the coding sequence ATGAAAGCGCTCTGCGTGGAGAAATTATGCAAGGAATATCCCTCTTTCCGCTTGCATGACGTAAGTTTTTCGGTGGAAGAGGGGCGCATCGTCGGGCTGATCGGACGCAACGGCGCGGGCAAAAGCACCACGATGAAAGGGCTCTTGCGCTTTATCCGCACCGACGGAGGGCGCGTGCTCTTTTTCGGTAAGGATATCGCGCGGCATGAGCGCGAGATCAAGGAACAGATCGGCTACGTGGCGGGCGGTTTTTCCTATTATCCTCTGAAAAAACTGCGTTCGATCGGCAAATGCGCCGCCCGCTTTTATAAGGGCTGGAACGCCGATGCATACAAAAATTATCTCCGCGCGTTCGGGCTGGACGAGGACAAAAAGCCCTCCGAACTGTCCGACGGCATGAAAGTCAAATATTTCATCGCCCTCGCCCTGTCACACGGCGCGAAACTTTTGATCATGGACGAACCTACGAGCGGGCTGGATCCGCTTTCGCGCGAAGAATTTTGCGATCTGATCTTAAAAGTCGTCAAAGAAGAGGGCGTGTCCGTGCTGTTTTCCACGCATATCACTTCCGATCTGATGCGCGTGGCGGACGATATCGTGTATATTGCCGACGGCGAGGTGCTCGCCGCGGGGGCGATTGGGGAACTTTTGGCAAAATACGAAGTCGCTTGTTTTGCCGAAATGCCGAAGGAGCAAGTCGTCGGATTGAAAGAAGTCAAAAACGGATACGAAGGGCTGATCGCCGCGGGCGCGCCCTCTGACTGCGCGGCGCGCCGCCCCGCCGATCTCGACGCGCTGATGATCCATCTGGAAACCGCGCGCAAAAAGGAGAAAGAATGTCCGCACTCTTAA